A portion of the Phaeodactylum tricornutum CCAP 1055/1 chromosome 7, whole genome shotgun sequence genome contains these proteins:
- a CDS encoding predicted protein, which yields KDDVIEVGGVVLESLPNAMFRCQIDDAPETQAPVLATISGKIRKNFVKILVGDKVLIELSPYDLTRGRITFRYR from the coding sequence AAGGATGATGTGATCGAAGTCGGCGGTGTGGTTTTGGAAAGTTTACCTAACGCAATGTTCCGGTGTCAAATTGATGACGCTCCGGAGACGCAGGCCCCTGTGTTGGCAACAATTAGCGGCAAAATTCGAAAGAACTTCGTCAAAATTTTGGTTGGAGACAAAGTCTTGATTGAGCTGAGCCCGTATGACTTAACCCGTGGGCGCATCACTTTCCGATACCGCTGA
- the ETR1 gene encoding ethylene receptor 1 (homolog to plant ETR1), giving the protein MTKLEFTLNASTCEVISCDATTASILDISPPFVPLARVLACTNECAKFREGVARAKKESLKFFTLNVVFLASMATTEAFHADRSPIEGIFASPEGLFHSCGVDQIACFTHVTLEDDQILVTALEYDRQHRADLLRQEFGFWLLKHQVEKAVIATTLGGGDICYWNRFASELYGYERDEAIGFNIGPSFAKQHVAQAVRRFSSAASGGEPLEGNLSEEKVKYIVGVTADYSQLYNTLAELETLNSSLEKEVERRTNQIVEQERYLHMIGAAIQHSDTGAIFTDKSGRIIWVNEPVLKIFGTAGRSFLSDSTGSAEESFSELFRQANTGTTPRARLRLCHTLEQSKDIEVLSMSVRNFSRHGSSLSEDQYFITLSDYTSKQRAEKARVAAKIAETASQTKTEMMQMLSHELRTPLQGIMGVASTIIEDLSSDSSMLDSLRTILASSRLLLTLINNVLDIGKIDANMMDMIELSDIPLSACIADSLEFCGPFAAIHDVSLVFQKEAEQFVSANRLRLEEILVNLVGNAIKYTMTNTKVTISLRKCSIEDAWKEARCAAASDLMFFSEEKLLEAETSLRGSNIEVTVISVRDQGTGIPASSWKKVFSQFVQLENSKEKDRRYEGGSSAKAGQSSGSGLGLNLAMKFVTRMNGHIWFENRSPGADFSFFLANSKRRRSIESAKPQQPPMPPVIQPQQAASFRTLIVDDSTINLKVMKQMLSRLGVQQILVAHSGKEALQYIKESSKMHVPNLILTDLQMPGMTGYELLKQLRELKHFPQAKIMACSADWSSETEAKCVHVGFEGLIRKPITLTCLKEILSGIISENEKYLKQSLATLH; this is encoded by the exons ATGACCAAACTCGAGTTTACGTTAAATGCATCTACGTGCGAAGTGATTTCGTGTGATGCTACCACAGCCTCGATTCTCGACATATCGCCTCCGTTCGTACCCTTGGCTCGCGTCCTTGCGTGTACCAATGAATGCGCCAAGTTTCGGGAGGGGGTGGCTAGAGCTAAAAAAGAAAGCCTGAAGTTCTTCACGTTAAATGTTGTTTTCTTGGCCTCGATGGCGACTACAGAGGCTTTTCATGCTGATCGCTCTCCCATCGAAGGTATTTTTGCGTCTCCTGAGGGTCTCTTCCATTCATGTGGAGTTGATCAGATTGCATGCTTTACCCATGTTACACTCGAAGACGACCAGATTCTCGTTACAGCATTGGAATATGATAGACAGCACCGAGCAGATCTCCTTCGCCAAGAATTTGGTTTTTGGCTGCTGAAGCATCAAGTCGAGAAAGCAGTTATCGCGACAACCCTAGGGGGGGGGGACATTTGCTACTGGAATCGATTTGCTAGCGAATTATACGGCTATGAAAGGGATGAAGCGATCGGTTTCAACATTGGGCCTTCTTTTGCCAAACAACATGTCGCTCAAGCAGTCAGAAGATTTTCAAGCGCGGCTAGCGGAGGGGAACCACTGGAAGGGAACCTTTCAG AAGAGAAGGTGAAGTATATTGTAGGAGTCACAGCCGACTATTCCCAGCTCTACAACACTCTTGCGGAACTCGAAACTCTCAACAGCagcttggaaaaggaagtggAGCGTAGAACAAATCAGATTGTCGAGCAGGAACGATACCTGCATATGATTGGTGCGGCGATTCAGCACTCTGATACAGGGGCAATATTTACGGACAAAAGCGGTCGGATTATTTGGGTCAATGAACCTGTGCTCAAAATATTCGGCACAGCTGGGCGTTCCTTTCTAA GTGATTCAACGGGTAGTGCGGAAGAATCCTTTTCAGAATTGTTTCGACAGGCTAACACCGGTACTACACCGAGAGCTCGTCTCAGGCTTTGTCATACCTTGGAACAGTCGAAGGACATTGAAGTGCTGTCGATGAGCGTACGCAACTTTTCCAGGCACGGATCGTCGCTATCAGAAGACCAATACTTCATTACCCTTAGTGATTACACTAGCAAGCAGCGAGCCGAGAAAGCTCGAGTGGCAGCAAAAATTGCAGAAACAGCAAGTCAAACCAAGACGGAAATGATGCAAATGTTGTCACATGAATTGCGGACGCCACTCCAGGGCATTATGGGCGTTGCTTCCACTATCATAGAAGATCTGTCCAGTGATTCCAGTATGTTGGACAGTCTAAGGACCATTCTTGCATCTTCACGGTTGCTACTAACGTTGATTAACAATGTCTTAGATATCGGCAAGATTGATGCCAATATGATGGATATGATCGAGCTCTCGGATATTCCCTTGTCAGCTTGTATAGCAGACTCTCTTGAATTCTGCGGTCCATTCGCGGCAATTCATGACGTGTCATTGGTGTTCCAAAAGGAAGCAGAGCAGTTTGTATCCGCAAACCGACTGCGCTTGGAGGAAATTCTGGTAAATCTTGTTGGAAATGCCATCAAATACACTATGACAAATACCAAGGTCACAATCTCCTTGAGGAAATGCTCCATTGAGGACGCTTGGAAGGAAGCACGGTGCGCAGCAGCTTCAGACTTGATGTTTTTCTCGGAAGAGAAGTTGTTGGAAGCAGAGACTAGCCTAAGAGGGAGCAATATTGAGGTTACTGTAATTTCTGTTCGAGATCAAGGAACTGGCATTCCAGCTTCTAGCTGGAAAAAGGTTTTTAGTCAGTTCGTTCAACTCGAAAACTCGAAGGAGAAAGACCGTAGATATGAAGGCGGTTCGTCTGCAAAAGCGGGGCAATCAAGTGGTTCCGGCCTCGGCCTCAACCTCGCCATGAAGTTTGTCACTCGAATGAATGGACATATATGGTTTGAGAACAGGAGTCCAGGTGCCGATTTTAGCTTCTTTCTTGCGAACTCTAAGCGACGGCGTTCAATTGAATCCGCTAAGCCCCAGCAACCACCAATGCCCCCTGTGATACAGCCTCAGCAAGCTGCGTCGTTTCGGACGCTGATCGTTGATGACTCAACAATCAATCTGAAAGTGATGAAACAAATGCTGAGCCGGCTCGGAGTCCAacaaattcttgttgctcATAGCGGCAAAGAAGCACTTCAATATATAAAAGAAAGCAGTAAAATGCATGTTCCAAATTTAATACTGACAGATTTGCAGATGCCGGGCATGACCGGGTACGAACTGCTAAAGCAGTTACGCGAGCTCAAACATTTCCCGCAAGCAAAAATTATGGCGTGCTCAGCAGACTGGTCATCCGAAACCGAAGCAAAATGTGTTCACGTGGGCTTCGAAG